The Haliotis asinina isolate JCU_RB_2024 chromosome 2, JCU_Hal_asi_v2, whole genome shotgun sequence genomic interval GGTAACAAGTCTACTTCACTATCCATCTTATTCAGAGTGTCTCTTACATGAGCCATTTCTTTCTTGAGTTTGTCCACAGCACAGGCATTTCTCTGCAGCCCATTTGAGACGACAGAGAGCAACTGCTTGAGTGCTGCAACATCCTCCTGTACCTTCAGCATGGGCTTGGTGGACATACGTGCaatgtcctcccggactgtctTCTCATCTTTCACATACTTCCTGAATCACAAGCACACTCACAATAGTTGGGTGGATTGCAGACAAAAATTGGCAAAATGGTTCACTTTGTGATACAAATACAACGTGTACCAAAATTGGCATTATTGCTCACCACTGGCTCCCTATTAAGAAAATAATGTTGGCCAATCAAAAATCCAAGATGGCTGCCATTTTTCATGATGGCTGCCACTGGTTATACAAACATATTATCATTTTTGGCAGATGTTTTTCAACCAGATGTGTAATTCCACTTTAGTTTACTTGCAGAAAaatgtttcaatgaaaaataacagACAAATAATACATTACATGGGTAGATTTATATGAATAtgggaagattaaatttcatattttgttattttttgtcgTAACTCAAGTCTACATTAAATGTTGGTGCTGCCTGAAGTTTTAGATGTTAAAAGACCAAAACTGGTAAGTTTACTCAACAAAGATGCATACTGAAGAAAACCGATTGGCCAATTCAAGATGACTGCTACTGATCACACAGACGTTTTGGTTTTCTCTAGATTTTCTTTACAGATTTTCATCACTACGATATTGatcaataaatgtgttttaaagaGACATCCTTTAAGGCAATGGGTGAAAATACTGCAGTAATAAAATGATTAtataacatgaaaatattgcagcaatataatacatgtataaataACACAATGAATCTACGATCAGGATACATAATACAATATCGCTGTTTGTTTACCTCTTGTCTGTATTCCTGTAAACAATACTTACACATTTTTCTTACAAGAAATATTGTGGCACAGAACATTTGGCAGTTAACAGATTCACAAAGAATGTTTAATTAAATATTTACTActcaaaaaaagaaacacatggCCAGAATTTTTCCAcataatgttttgagaatgagTCATAAGTGAGTGTCTAATTAACATTCTGTGAATTGGACTGCATGGTATTACCGGTATACTGGTCTATAGTAATATGATTTTCAAACAGTATGCATTGCAATGTGCTTTCTGAGAAGAGTTATATTGGAAAAAGACATAATTTTCtaattaaaattgatattttatactaatcctgactcatgcttaatatGGTTTTCTCCTTCTTCTATCCGAACATAGTGGAACACTATGAAGACGACATACTCAACACGAGTAGCCTTCCTTTAGCAAGTGCACTGCGCACAAATTGGTCACATGACTGGCCATGCTTGCCATCCTCTCCGAATCAAACAGCCCAACACCTGGATTTACAATGAGATCCAGAGTGTGATGAGAGGGGAGGATGGGAGGGCTGACCTCAGGAGTCAGAATAagtaaaaatatcaattttaattagaatattacatatttttccttatcctgactcatgtttaCTATGCTTGACGGAATCcgatgcttattatgcttgacAGAATCCGATGGAATCGGTGGTGGGCCATGCCACTTCCTGGATTCTCTGGTTGTCTTCATTTTATGTCCTGTAACACCCCATGGGAACGTGAAAAATGGCACTGTAGACATGTATACTTTCAACTTTCATTCTGTATTTTGTCAATGAAGTGTCTTGTGACAACTTCGTGTGGTTTTAGATGTACTAGTGTCCTACTAGTTATCAAATAGCAAGTTCATCGTTTGACGCATCCGTAGTATTTCTACTCTACATGACTTGGCTATGCCTTCTATTATAATCCTTTGCATGCCTAAGAACAGCAAATATATAACTACTGAACAGTTGAATAGTTAAATTTGGACAAAGGATACAATGTGACTCTTTGTGAGCTGAAAGAGCAATCATCAGTCCAAGAAGGACAATATAAGGTGGGTCAACCACATAAACTGATATTAGCAACGCACACAAGTTTTCATCAAATGTTATGTTAAAAAGGTAAACAAATTAAGCACAATTTGGTAATAATTTTCTCAAAAACAGCTGTAATTTAGTTGATTATAAGGCCAAAACTAGTAAAGGATATGTGCCGTATTGGGACCCAAGTGCCCTCACATCTGCCTTCTAGGGCGAataaggagagagtgaagaGCATGGCATGTCATGTGACTGGTCTGCGTGCGAAATGCATGGGTTCAAAGGAGGTTATTGGTTGGGTGATCACTGATTTCACATACACTTTAAAGAAGGGTTTCAAGTATTCCACTATGTTCGGATAGGAGACAAGcacaataagcatgagtcaggataaggaaaattaaacatatttgctACATAGCATAATCAATACCTTAATTAACACACTGAGACACAAATACACTGAAAATCACGCAGAGATTCTGCTTTCAGGAACCGAAACAAATATAGTGTAATATAAATGGAATCCTGGAATTTTGAGTGGCcaactatattttttcagtaagtataccaAAGGGAACATATGTGCaaattttgttttgcttgtatCACAAAGTGAATGATTTTTCCATTATCTGCCCTACTACAAAGCACTGTGACATGTGACCAACGAGTTGATTCCTACACACAATTCCTGAAACAGACACTGATAATGTTCGTTGATATATCTTGAGCATTGATCACATGACCATATGATCCCGTCAGTCAAACCTTTtgacaaatgggcttcatacattgtacccatttggggcaTCAAAGGAGGGTCGTCACCATGtcaagcaaacacttaaaccactgcCCTACCCACCTGCCCCTGAACATCATGAAGTGCACTGTAATGAACATAGAAAGATCACTGTACTTACTGGAATGCAGTGACAGTTTCCACGAGCATTGCTGGCATTTGGGTCTCCTTCACTGCCTTGCCATCGCTGAAATAATAACATGGACGTGTTGTCAAGTGAGATGGATAGGCACAGCACTGTTGAATGATGTAGATCACTGctcattcattttattttttatagtTGCACTGAACAGGAATTAGATGACTGTAGGAAAATGGACCGAATAGAAGGCTGCAAGTCCAAGTCTAGACAGGTTGGAATCTACTCTGAAGAAAAAATCATCAGTAACGGCAGTATGTgcttgtgtgtgagtgtgtccaTGTCAAAAGGAGACATCTGTTGGATGAGCAATAATCCACACCGCTGACACAGTATGACCTACTATTGGCACACTAACAGTAGACCCACCACCGGCACACTATGACCCACTGCTGGCACACTATGACCCACCACTGGCACACTATGACCCACCGGTGGTACAATATGACCCACCACTGGCACACCATGACCCACCACTGGCAGACCATGACTCACACCTGGCACACTATGACCCACCGCTGGTACAATATGGTCCACCGCTGGCACACCATGACCCACCACTGGCACACTATGACCCACTGCAGGTACAATATGGCCCACCGCTGGCACACTATGACCCATAGCTGGCACACTATGGACCACCACTGGCACACTATGACCCACAGCTGGCACACTATGACCTACAACTGGTACGATATGGCCCACAACTGGCACACTATGACCCACTGCTGGCACAATATGGTCCACAACAGGCATGCCACGACCAACCACTAACACACATCAACAAGTCATTCACACTCACCATCTGCTGATTGTGCTTACCTGGTTTTCCCTGCTGTGCCACCCGTTCCTAAAACACATCATGAAACCATAGTAACACACAGCAACAAAGTTGATAAGATGATAGAATCTTATAGACATAGAAAAACAATAAGTAGAATAACCTTCGCAACAAATTGTCTGATATTGGAGAAAACATACACTTTGTTACTATCAACATAGTGACATGGCAATACTATAAACCATAAAATAAACTAATATTGGATATTTGGCATGTGAAGGCAACATTTTCATTCTTTGATAGAATTATGAGTAGCCAAACTGTAACTCAGTTGACAAACACGGGGGTTAGGGCATCTTGCATATACTAGCATGAAACAGTATCTAAAATCATGTTCActatgttcatagcattctgtTGTATCAATAAATGATATATGAATACACTACTTACCATGACTGATGTGCCAATAGTTCGGTATCCATTACACCATCCGTGATTGCTACAAATTAAACCAATGGTATAGACACTACTGCAGCCTTCTACTTACCTCCAGATGCTGTTGATGTCTTGGGATCAACACCGCCAAGGCCaactgttgctgttgttgtagttgttgcagAGAAGATGCTAGTGGGAGCTGCAGTGGCAGCTGCAGCAGTAGGCCCGAACAAGCTAAGACCAGAGCTGGCTGCTGTGGTTGTGGTCAGTCCCCCTTCAAACAGAGCATGGTTTTCAGTGTACTACATGCTGCAGAGACACTCCAATCCATGGGAGAGATGAGATGATGAGATACAGAACAGGTTAGTTGTAGGTGTGTTTGGTGATGAACACGGTATTCTTCAATACTCAAGCTGTGTGGCAGcagcatgtaaataatcaaatctggatctGACtctctagtgattgacatcatataAGGGGATCCTTACTTTTAGAAAATGTTACATGCATTCCATTCATCGCTAGTTACGTTTtatatcaagcatgggttgctgaaattcttacccagatcttcacatcCGCAaggtgacatccttgaatactgccccaaacactattttcaccgactgtttactcaccgttgtcatggttataGCATGCACTGTGTGCATCAACCGGAAGTGATCACACGCTGAATAGCATTTGAAATCGTTCgcgtatgaaccttttcgagataataagttcaaaaggtatgtgtgaatgtccactttcgcgatttggtaagctgtgttcccattggtcaatctcaagagttacctgacgcgacctcccataaggttttgttagactcagtagtggagtgtaaaaaaagtactgaggctaagtttacttagactgcagttTCCTGTGTACAGGAATAGTATACAACAGTGTATTGCATATTCCATATGTGGTGACAACCGTGTGGTGcaggttagaatactggcctgGAGTAAGCAATGATTGTTGTAAGTcatgggatcgggtagtcagacccgctgacttggttgacactggtcatcagttcccagttatgcagattgatgctaatgctgttgattactggattgtctggtccagacttgattatttacagatagctgTGATACAGCTGGAACATAGCTGGAACTCACTACCATGTGGTGACGACATCTAACACTTATACAGACTTTCTTCGCTGCAACAATAAAGCCAGtgttgtagaaatatagaatcaAGAAGTCAGCCAGTAGATGTTTCGATTCAGGTCAAACTCACCACCACCAAACTTTTGACTTGTATTAAACGGAGCAGCATAAACAGCAAGGGTCACAGGTGGCTTTCCTTAACCAGAAACATGGGTTTATACTGTGCTTTTTGGAAACATTTACGTAACAGAAACACAGGTTTATACTGTGCCTTTCGGAATCATTTACGTAACAGACTCATGGGTTTATACTGTGCATTTTGGGATCACTTACATAACAGAAACACGGATTTATGTTGTGCCTTTTGGAATCATTTACGTAACAGAAACATGAGTTTACACTGAGCCTTTTGGAATCATTTACGTAACAGAAACATGAGTTTACACTGAGCCTTTCGGAAACATTTACGTAACAGAAACATGAGTTTACACTGAGCCTTTCGGAAACATTTACGTAACAGAAGCACGGGTTCACATTAGGCCTTTTGGACTCAATAATATAACAGAAACAGGTTTACAAAGTGTCTTttggaatacatgtattttgctTAACCAGAATCAGGGTTTTATATTGTgccttttgaaatgttttacttttccagAATCAGGGGTTTAAACGGCTCCTTTTGTAATCTTTCCTTAACCAGGGACACACCTCTATACAATAACTTCTCTACACTTTCCACTATGAGTTTGATAAATCATACTACCAGTGTAAGCTACAGTACTTCAGTTTGATACATGGCATTAATTACTGTGTCAAGAGTATGTAGACCAGTGTTTCAACCATCTCCATTTCAAGTCTGTGAGATATGTTTACAGAGATAACGACTACATCAAGCGAGAAATCTGCATACCTAGAGTTGGTGCCACACCGGTCGGCTTGCCGAAATTGAAGCCACCAGCTGAAGCTGCCCCAACACCAGTGCCTAGACCTAGGCCAGTAGTTGGAGCTGTTGCTGTAGATGTTGCTGTAGATGTTGTTGTTGCCCCAAGGCCAAAGCTGAATCCACCTGCAGCACTTGTGCCTGCTGAAATAATGGAGGAACATATGTTCACTCATTGTTGAATTTATTCAACCACATGcactgataaaacaacaaaaaaatgcaCACTCTTCACTGAAACTGTTGAACCACATGTGCCCtctgacaaaacaatacaacacaTGTTCTCTGGTGACACAACTGCATCCACTCAGATGAAATAATTCAATCACAAGCACTGCAACAATTTCAAACATGCATGCACTTCACTGAAACACATGCTTTCTGATGACAAAGCACAATTACATGTTCACCCACTAAAGAGTGACACATACCACAAGCTGTCAGACTTGGCAAGTGGGAGGTAAGACATGTCATTGACAAGAATAATGATAGGCCTACCTGCTCCTAAAGCAGGAacagttgctgttgttgttgttgttgccccAGGAACAGTAAGGGAAAAGCCTCCGGATGCCCCTAGTGATGGGGCAGAGGTGGTAGCAGTTGCACCACCAAGTGTTCCTGGGAAACCCAGAGTCCCACCAAGTGAGAACCCACCTCCAGTGGCCTGAGTGGTAGTTCCGAGTGTGACTCCTGTTGCTGTGGTACGGGCAGCAGTGGCCCCGAAGCCAAAACCAGATGCTGTAGGTTGTCCAAATGATATTCCAGTTGCCGctgcaagtatatcaaatagcatcagacatacattttcaaatggTGTACATTATATGGTATTATGTATCATTCCAAATATCAAACATTACAGACATTTTAATCAAGCCTTTTTCATTAAGTCTGGAGCACTAAAAAGGCATGAATTACTTACCGGTAGTTGTTGTTGCAGGATTGGCACCAAAGTTAAATCTGAAAAACAGCAAATCTCATAATTATTGTTTAACATACCTCTTCTTGTAGAGGTTTTCCTATTGGGAGACAAGGCCTCAATGATAACCAGAACACCACAGATACAGAGGCTTGCAAGAGACATGCAGTCTAAGGAGTGAGGATATGTCAAACTATTTATTCAGTCTAAAACACATGATATAGCATAATCAAAGTAAGTCTACTTTCTGTAATTTAATTGCCAATTTCTATTTCAATTTGCTAAGCTTAGTTTTGTCAAATGATTAGATGTTCATTCATAAGTCTTTGATACATGCCTTTTTCCCAACATTTGCTATCAGTGACAAAACTGAGGTTCAGCATCCTGTAAAAGGTCACATAGGCAACTGAGATGTGGGATGTGACATATATGGACGCATAAGTTATTTCATTATTGGTTGTTCTTGGTCACTTCGTAGTTTATTTCAATGCAAAATTATATTTCAATTATCTGTTATTCCAAATTTTGTCAGAAAATGTTAATTGTCCCTGTCCTTGCTCACAATGACCCTCTGAAGGCAGAGACTGAGAGAGGTTCTCAATGTGACTTATTACTCTGTATGTTCTTAATGGAGGACTAAGTACAGAGAGTACATGTTTTTTCACTGTGTCAGAAGGCTCAGCAATTGTGATGCAGTTGAGGCtcatttaaaacattatttgaagaatatgtatagtataaacgAAGACAAAAAATATGAGGGGGCAGAGATCTTTCCAGTTAAGACACAACTGAAGTTTTTGAAATGATTATTTTGAGTAAAGTTCTCACTGCCAAACTGTTGAAACAATACCTCTGCCTATTGGAAAACTGGTTCACATCACCAGTTTGAAAAATTAACCCCAaacatttaaaggggcactgatgtggagcgaaaaatgtttctcatcaacggtctaattacgaaatcaaactgcaaattggtcagcgcccgctccctcgactgtgacggacaaagggactgggctcctgtccatattagcagaatatCTTCGCCTTAACaatcaggaggccggatgcccatcatatgccattatttaaaaatatccacggtattccttgtctgatcgtaccaaaatatcccagcagtgtatttttttcggatgcttggatggtatataCAGTGACTGATCTAATTTGATcctatttaatcatgttatgtgaacaTGTGATgcctacaggcacgtagcaagccatttcagtccgaaagattgcaaagctttatatatttacagatttgagtgttggttcagctgtgatggCAAATATCACACGTAAATTTGGGTAGCTTTGgcagctaccctggtttattatttatgataataaaaacacagggttgatttatttgaattcgtaaactaaaaacgatgactttgcctttggtagagaaatctgaaaatcttcTTACGTAAAAACCTCCAACTTAgtacacctatttaccaaagtacacagcaaatgcctatatgtatttcttatataacgaagttccgttggtatcctaaAAGGAGTTTTGGCcctaagtgttttcaggctgcatgccaCACAGAAATCACATCTTcatccttgctgtaactcgcgtttgatggcgtaaacctacacgtgttatttgtcatcattctctggatggtcagttaatgaatttttaacaggtataattagtagtcaCACCAcccaggttactcaacaaaggttcccatttggcatttctcctgtctggagtaaatactcaacattataaattaaggtctgtagtg includes:
- the LOC137274655 gene encoding nucleoporin p58/p45-like isoform X3; the protein is MATGFTFGGGQTGAATGGFNFGANPATTTTAATGISFGQPTASGFGFGATAARTTATGVTLGTTTQATGGGFSLGGTLGFPGTLGGATATTSAPSLGASGGFSLTVPGATTTTTATVPALGAAGTSAAGGFSFGLGATTTSTATSTATAPTTGLGLGTGVGAASAGGFNFGKPTGVAPTLGKPPVTLAVYAAPFNTSQKFGGGGLTTTTAASSGLSLFGPTAAAATAAPTSIFSATTTTTATVGLGGVDPKTSTASGGTGGTAGKTSDGKAVKETQMPAMLVETVTAFQKYVKDEKTVREDIARMSTKPMLKVQEDVAALKQLLSVVSNGLQRNACAVDKLKKEMAHELKNAEMAQRTKDIPPGLQYENTAPTIYFQQLVEEFEGRMITYRQQIETLENHLAALHQPTRHSPAELIALMKKLHETFIALAAQLHQVNEAVKTQKEHYLNYRKIFHGDTKNIFEKQQKAAVTVPPARTLDPAGPTPFTGMTNAAAAAMASVLNRSQQPAGAPPVVGLSTGTLGGTASGLGTSTMGASGGLFGGTGLNSTTGGLNSSIFSMPTAPVTNSTFSLGTSTPQTAGVTPILGATPGQSTLSAGTNKPFQLQKPPQGAKRGKR
- the LOC137274655 gene encoding nucleoporin p58/p45-like isoform X5, with amino-acid sequence MATGFTFGGGQTGAATGGFNFGANPATTTTAATGISFGQPTASGFGFGATAARTTATGVTLGTTTQATGGGFSLGGTLGFPGTLGGATATTSAPSLGASGGFSLTVPGATTTTTATVPALGAAGTSAAGGFSFGLGATTTSTATSTATAPTTGLGLGTGVGAASAGGFNFGKPTGVAPTLGKPPVTLAVYAAPFNTSQKFGGGGLTTTTAASSGLSLFGPTAAAATAAPTSIFSATTTTTATVGLGGVDPKTSTASGGTGGTAGKTSDGKAVKETQMPAMLVETVTAFQKYVKDEKTVREDIARMSTKPMLKVQEDVAALKQLLSVVSNGLQRNACAVDKLKKEMAHELKNAEMAQRTKDIPPGLQYENTAPTIYFQQLVEEFEGRMITYRQQIETLENHLAALHQPTRHSPAELIALMKKLHETFIALAAQLHQVNEAVKTQKEHYLNYRKIFHGDTKNIFEKQQKAAVTVPPARTLDPAGPTPFTGMTNAAAAAMASVLNRSQQPAGAPPVVGLSTGTLGGTASGLGTSTMGASGGLFGGTGLNSTTGLSGSAPQLSGLSSLLSSSAVATPATIKPLG
- the LOC137274655 gene encoding nucleoporin p58/p45-like isoform X6, producing MATGFTFGGGQTGAATGGFNFGANPATTTTAATGISFGQPTASGFGFGATAARTTATGVTLGTTTQATGGGFSLGGTLGFPGTLGGATATTSAPSLGASGGFSLTVPGATTTTTATVPALGAAGTSAAGGFSFGLGATTTSTATSTATAPTTGLGLGTGVGAASAGGFNFGKPTGVAPTLGGLTTTTAASSGLSLFGPTAAAATAAPTSIFSATTTTTATVGLGGVDPKTSTASGGTGGTAGKTSDGKAVKETQMPAMLVETVTAFQKYVKDEKTVREDIARMSTKPMLKVQEDVAALKQLLSVVSNGLQRNACAVDKLKKEMAHELKNAEMAQRTKDIPPGLQYENTAPTIYFQQLVEEFEGRMITYRQQIETLENHLAALHQPTRHSPAELIALMKKLHETFIALAAQLHQVNEAVKTQKEHYLNYRKIFHGDTKNIFEKQQKAAVTVPPARTLDPAGPTPFTGMTNAAAAAMASVLNRSQQPAGAPPVVGLSTGTLGGTASGLGTSTMGASGGLFGGTGLNSTTGLSGSAPQLSGLSSLLSSSAVATPATIKPLG
- the LOC137274655 gene encoding nucleoporin p58/p45-like isoform X4 gives rise to the protein MATGFTFGGGQTGAATGGFNFGANPATTTTAATGISFGQPTASGFGFGATAARTTATGVTLGTTTQATGGGFSLGGTLGFPGTLGGATATTSAPSLGASGGFSLTVPGATTTTTATVPALGAAGTSAAGGFSFGLGATTTSTATSTATAPTTGLGLGTGVGAASAGGFNFGKPTGVAPTLGGLTTTTAASSGLSLFGPTAAAATAAPTSIFSATTTTTATVGLGGVDPKTSTASGGTGGTAGKTSDGKAVKETQMPAMLVETVTAFQKYVKDEKTVREDIARMSTKPMLKVQEDVAALKQLLSVVSNGLQRNACAVDKLKKEMAHELKNAEMAQRTKDIPPGLQYENTAPTIYFQQLVEEFEGRMITYRQQIETLENHLAALHQPTRHSPAELIALMKKLHETFIALAAQLHQVNEAVKTQKEHYLNYRKIFHGDTKNIFEKQQKAAVTVPPARTLDPAGPTPFTGMTNAAAAAMASVLNRSQQPAGAPPVVGLSTGTLGGTASGLGTSTMGASGGLFGGTGLNSTTGGLNSSIFSMPTAPVTNSTFSLGTSTPQTAGVTPILGATPGQSTLSAGTNKPFQLQKPPQGAKRGKR
- the LOC137274655 gene encoding nucleoporin p58/p45-like isoform X1, giving the protein MATGFTFGGGQTGAATGGFNFGANPATTTTAATGISFGQPTASGFGFGATAARTTATGVTLGTTTQATGGGFSLGGTLGFPGTLGGATATTSAPSLGASGGFSLTVPGATTTTTATVPALGAAGTSAAGGFSFGLGATTTSTATSTATAPTTGLGLGTGVGAASAGGFNFGKPTGVAPTLGKPPVTLAVYAAPFNTSQKFGGGGLTTTTAASSGLSLFGPTAAAATAAPTSIFSATTTTTATVGLGGVDPKTSTASGGTGGTAGKTSDGKAVKETQMPAMLVETVTAFQKYVKDEKTVREDIARMSTKPMLKVQEDVAALKQLLSVVSNGLQRNACAVDKLKKEMAHELKNAEMAQRTKDIPPGLQYENTAPTIYFQQLVEEFEGRMITYRQQIETLENHLAALHQPTRHSPAELIALMKKLHETFIALAAQLHQVNEAVKTQKEHYLNYRKIFHGDTKNIFEKQQKAAVTVPPARTLDPAGPTPFTGMTNAAAAAMASVLNRSQQPAGAPPVVGLSTGTLGGTASGLGTSTMGASGGLFGGTGLNSTTGLSGSAPQLSGLSSLLSSSAVATPATIKPLGGLNSSIFSMPTAPVTNSTFSLGTSTPQTAGVTPILGATPGQSTLSAGTNKPFQLQKPPQGAKRGKR